The genomic segment TACAGTTCCTAAAGTAAGAATGAGACAAACAAGAACGATGATGGCGGCTTCCACCAAATTGGTAAATACTGTCGAAAGGGTTCGGCCAATGAATTCAGAACGGTCATAGTAGACTTGAATTTTCATCCCATTCGGAAGGCGGGATTCAATTTCTTTCATCTTTTCTTTGACTCGACTCACCACCTGAAGTGAGTTACTACCCAGCAACATCATAGCCGTCCCACCCACAACTTCACGTTTCCCGTTCATGGTGCTAAGACCAAAACGTAGTGCTGGTCCTGTTTCTACTTTTGCAATTTGCCCAAGTGTGAGTGGAATTCCATCTCTTGATGTTCTAACAGATAATCTTGTAATGTCATCAATGGATTGAAATTGACTTTCTCCCCGGATCACAAACTGCTCTTCCCCTTTTTGGATGTATCCACCACCCAGGTTTACGTTGGCACCTTCCAACGCCTCTGTGATATGAGAGAGTGTTAAATTGTGAGATAACAAACGTTTGGGATCAATTTTGATTTGAAACTGTTTGGCATCTCCCCCCACAACGTTTACATCAATGATTCCCTTAACGGAACGAAGTTGTCTTGCAACTTCCCATTCCATAACAGTTCGGAGTTCTTCTGGAGTATGACTTTCGGATACAAGGGCAAATTCATAAATATCACCAAGACCTGTGGCAATCGGCGAAAGTTCCGGTTTCCCGTATGATTTTGGAATAAAATTTTCTGCTTGTTTCAACCTTTCATTCACAAGTTGCCTTGCAAAATAGATATCTGTTCCGTCTTCAAAGATAACAGTCACAGAACTGACACCAGTTCTTGAGATCGAACGAATCTCTGTCACCTTTGGCATCCCGTTAAACTCAAGTTCGATGGGATAAGTAATAAATTGTTCCACCTCAAGTGGAGAAAGACCAGGAACAGAAGTCACAGCCGATACCTGGACATTGGTGACATCGGGAATGGCATCAATGGATAGATGAAGCGCATTGTAAAAACCAATAATAGTTAATGCTGCTGTCAAAACGAGGACTGTGGCTCGTTTGTGAATGGAAAACTGAATGATTTTTTCTAACATAATTCCTATTTCAAATTCTAGTACACCCCAAATCCTAAAATTAGGTTGGAATTTAAGACTAATCTACATGCAACGATTAAGCCAAAAACGGTGGTGGAAGGTATAGAAAGTGAAATAAGATGAGAATTTCAGGAAAAAATAGAGTTTCGGTCGAGAGTGTGGACCAACGAAGGACAGAAATCTTCACGGGAGGTTGGATCCGACGAGAAGGAACTAGTTTTAAAACTTGGTTGGATTCTTTAGATGAGGAAAGAACACGAGTCGTTTCTTCTAACTCGTAGGATTGGTATTGGAAATCCAAATCTTCGAGAGGAGAAACAAACCGGTCATCGACCAGATTCAGATTGATGAAAACCGCTAAAAGCAGGATGAACCCTGACTTCCAGAAGCGCCTAATTTTCACTATTTTTTCCTATCTGACACCCAGGTTCAAGAATCGACCCAGAGACTCAAGAGAAAACCCTTGAAATATGAACTTTTTTCCATTTCCTTTTGGTTACAAATACTTGTGTAGTTGCCAAAACTCGAGAGTCAAACAAGACTATCCCTACCGATGAAAGACGAATCTATAGACACAATCATTAGCGACGACATCACGTTTCGCGGAACCCTTTCCTTCAACCAAACATTAAAAATCAAAGGTCAATTCAAAGGCACCATCACTTCACAAGGCAAACTCATCATTGATGAAACTGGTGATGTAGAAGCCGATGTAGAAGTGGGAAGCCTTGTGGTTCATGGAAACCTCAAAGGTAATGTAGACGCAAAAGAAAAAGTAGAACTTAAAAAAAATGGAAAGGTCATTGGTGATATCAAAACACCTGGACTCGAAGTAGAATTCGGTTCCAAAATTATTGGCAATTGCATCATGTAACCAAGGTTCACTTCGGACCACTACTCGCCGAAGTACGAACCAAAGTTGATTCGAAACGTCCCCTCTTACGTTACTTAGTTGATAAAAGAGAGGGGCTTCGTAACATCCATCCGAAAGAACTTCTTAATTCTGATTTTTCTTGTCTTCATTCACCCTACTCTCTTCCCGATCTTTTAGATGCTGTAGAGCTTATACTCGAGTTTGCGAAAGCAGGAAAGAAAATTCTACTCTATGGCGATAGAGACTCAGATGGAGTGAGTTCCACCTGTTTGCTTGCCTTCTTTTTAAAATCCCACCAGGAGTTTTCCAATATCAATTTAGAAGTAATGGTTTCTTCCGAAAGTGATCCTTATGGTCTTTGTAAAGAAGCACTCGTTAAAATCAAAAAAGTGAAACCGGATCTTCTTGTGACACTCGACTTTGGTTCCAGTCAGGCCGATGAAATCGAAGAACTCACAAATACAGGAATCCAAGTCATTGTTCTTGACCACCATGAAGTTCCTGTCCGAATTCCAACAAACTGTGCTTTGGTGAATCCAAGAAGAACAGATTCAATCTATCCAGAAAAAAAAATCTGCACAGCTGTTTTATCTTTTAAATTAGTATCCGCGATTCTTTTTCGTTTGAGCGATGAATTTGGTAGGATCTATGTTAAATCAGAAGTGGAAGAAGGATCTGGAAAAACAAGATTGGTTTACTTCCAAAATGGAATCCGGATTCAGGAAGAAAATCTTTCCAACTTAGCAATCGATGAAAAGTCCGTTTCATCCTATCCCGAGGATTTTGTAACTCCGATTCCAGTAGATACAGAACGAAAATTATTCTTTTACCAATGTTCCAAAATCCCTGATTTTTTCTCTAGTTTAGAAGAAGAAACAGACCTAGCTGGGATTGGAACCATAACCGATATGATGCCACTCATTGGGGAAAATCGTCATTTTGTAAAATTAGCTTTAAACTCTCTCACCAAACTTTATGCAGGTGATAAAAAAAGAAAAGGACTTTCGGAACTTTTAAAAGAACTGAAACTAAGCCCCCAAGGTGTCACCACAAAAGATCTTGGTTGGTCGATTGGACCAGTTCTCAATTCCGCAGGCCGGATGGGGAAAACAGAAGAAGCTGTTTCCTTACTTTTATCGGAAACAGTAACGGATGCCAAAACAAAAGCAAAACAACTTCTTTCCATCAATGAAGAACGAAAAGAAAGAACCAAACGTAATATGGATAGGGTGGAACGTTATTTCGCCCGCAAACCAGAAAGAACAACCAAAGAAATTGTATTTTGTTATGAACCAGATATGGAACCGGGTGTCAGTGGAATTGTTGCCACAAGAATGGTGGATACTTATAAAAAACCTGCAATCTTTCTAGCACCTGATAATGGTGATGCGAGAGGAAGTATCCGTTCTTATGACAAAGAAAATGTTCTCGAACTATTAGAATCACTATCTCACCATTTTTTGCACTTCGGAGGCCATCCAGAAGCCGGAGGATTTTCCATCCAAATCGATAAAATCCCTGCTTTCGAAGCCGAATTGTACAATGCCGCCAAAGAATGGTTGACCCAAGACAAAGAAAGAGAAAACACCCATTCGATTGAAACTGACTTTACCGTCCTTACCGAAGAAATGGGAGACCGATTGCTCAAAGAATGGAAAGACTTGGAACCTTTTGGGCAAGGGAATCCAGATATCAAACTTGCCATTCGAAATGCCAAAGCCATTCACCTAACACCACTCAGTGGAGGGAAACATGTTCGGTTTCACTTAATTGGAAGTGGGTCTTTAAAGTATATGATCTGGAATAAAGGTGAAGAATTCCAGAAGTTCATGTCGGAACATGGAAGTTTTGATTTGGTAGGGAGTTTAGAAGAAAATTTTTACCAGGGAAGAACCACTCTACAGTTCATTGTGGAGTGGTTTGGGATCGCGGCGGAAAATCCCGCCCAATCAAACTAAAGTTTTTTACTTTCTAAATTCTTTCGATGTTTCGGAAATTCTTTCAGATCCGAAAGAATTTCCAATCTATCAAACGTTAACAAGAACCTTGGACTCATCCACATAAACAGGAGTCCATCCAGAATTGTCTTTAAAGTAACGAACCGCTTTGATTCTTAAATTTTGATCTAGAGTAAACCAGTGGTTGGTGTTGGCCGGGATTGAAATGAAATCTCCCTTCCCTACATGAACTTCAAATTTTTCGCCATCGATGATAAATCCGAAAACTCCACTTCCATCGATAATATAACGCACTTCTTCATCAGTATGGATATGTAATTTGTCAAATTTGGCTAACATGTCTTGGATTCCGGGAACTTCATCATGAAGCACGACTAGATCATTCGCCTTATAGCCATGATCTTTTTTCAATTGGTCAAATCGGTATTCCAATCCAGAAAGAACTTCTGCTTTTTCCGCATCATTTAATCCCTTTTGGCCAAGGACAATGTCCAAAGCTTCCGGTGTTTTATAGGATTCATACACAAGTCCCTTGGAGACAAGGAAGGCACGAATCGCATCACCTTCTGTAAGGGTTTCTGTTTTTCTAATAATTGTTGCCATATACTTTACCTACCTTTGAACCAGTCTTTCGATCCCAAGATTTGGATCAATCCGTTTTTCGTTATCCTGGAACTATTTCCACTATAACAGATTTAAGGATTTATAACAAAGCACCTGGTTGGAAGAAAAGCCAACCTGCCGCAAAAAACACACTGAGTAAAAATACCAAAAACCCAAGGGTTGGCATACTGGGCAGGTCTCGAACTCCTGCCACTGCTCCCGTTTCCTGTTTCATATAGGACTGGATGGTGATCTTCATATAATAGTAGAAGGCCACACAAGAGTTTGCCACGGCACCGAAAAGAAGGATCCGGTTGAATAATAAATCCGACTCAGCAATTTTCTGCAAAAGGAAAAGTTTGGACCAAAATCCAATGAAGGGAGGAAACCCAGCAAAGGATAAAAAAACAATCGAAAGGGAAAGTGCTGTTAACGGGTGTTCGCCGCTCAAATGAGAAATCCCTTCTACAGTGACTTCATGTTTCCCTTGTTCTAAATAAGAAATGATAGCAAAGGCAACCAAATTCAAAAGGGAATAGGAAAAAAGATAATACAAGGCTTCTAGGCTTGCCCCAGAAACAATCCCTGCGACAATATAACCAGCATGGGAAATAGAAGAATAAGCTAACATTCGTTTGAGGTTTTCTTGCCTCAGAGCAACAATATTTCCCCAAGTCATGGAAACAAGGGCAATCACTCCCATTAGGATTTTCCAAGACTCACCAATAACGCCAATGGGAACATGATTGAAAAGAACAATGATCAAACCAAGAGCAGATGCTTTTCCCGCACTGGCCATAAAACCAGTGATCGGTGTTTGGGCGCCTTCATACACATCAGGTGTCCAAGAATGAAAAGGAACGAGCGCTGCCTTAAAGGATACACCTACCAAAAACAATCCAAAACCTAGTTTAGAAAAATTGGATTCATAACCTTTTAGAAAAAGTCCACGAAGGGCACCGTCAAGATTTGTAGTTCCCGATCCACCATACAAAAATGCAATTCCCAGTAACATAAACCCAGAACTAAAAGATCCGAGTAAAAAGTATTTCATGGCACTTTCTAAGGAAGACACAGAAGAACGAGCCATTCCAATCATTACATACAATGCTAATGAAAGGATTTCTAAACCGACAAAGATAACAATAAAATCATAACCAGAAGTGAGAAACATCATCCCCGACAAACAGAAAAGAAGAAGAGGAAAGAACTCAGGAAATAATGTTTTATGTTGTGCGAGAAATGGCGGAGCAATGAGAAGTGTGATCAGACCAGCAATCAAGTAAATGGCACTTAACCAAACCGTGAGGGGACTGAGTGAAATTTGAGATCCGAAAAATTTACCATACCCTGGAGAACCAGTTGTATGGTATAAGGCATACATAGCACCAAGAATTCCAAGAATGGAAAGAACCCATAAAGGTTTGGAATCCTCTTCATTCGGAACAAAAAATTGAACCACAAGGGAAAGTAAAGCAACCCCACAAAGAATGAGCATGGGAGATATTGCGATTAGGTCATTGGCAGAAGGAGTATATGACATTTGTTAGTTTCCTATCGTCTCTTTCGGTATTGGTTCCAATGGGAAATCAGACTCTATGGATTTTTCCAAATTGTCTAAATTTTCATTCAGATTTGGTGTTTCTAATTTGGCAGAAACAAAACTCGGAAGTGCATACTTCGATCGAAAAGAACCCAGTCTTTCTTCAAAAGAAAGTGGTTCCACTCCCATAGTAGAATAATCAGAAAACTTTCGAGTTACGTTTCCACCAAGGAAGTCTTTCCTACTTTCTTTTCTTTCTGAAATGGACTGAACCGAAGCTGCATTTAAATACACATTAGCAGAAGACTGCAAGATCTCTAAAAATGGTTTTGGATAAATTCCAATCCAAAAAATAAAAATGACAAGCGGTGTCAAAATCCCCACTTCTCTAAAAGTTAAATCTTTGTAAGGTTTTGCTTGGATGGTTTTACTCACCCCAAACAGGAATCGTTTCACAAACCATAACAGATACAATGCACCAAGCACAACACCGGTCGCAGCAATTCCGCCAAGCCAAACATTCGATTTGATGGCTCCCATTAAGATCAAAAATTCACCCACAAACCCATTGGTTCCAGGGAGACCAACAGAAGATAAAACGGCAATCAGAAAGAAGGTAGAGAAAACTGGCATTTGTTTGGCGAGTCCACCAAACTCACTTATGTTTCGAGTATGCGCTCTCTCATAAATCATACCGATCATAAGAAAGATCATCCCAGTCGAAACACCATGGGAAATCATCTGCAACATTCCACCCACAACACCTTCACTTGTGAAAGAAAAAAGACCCAAAATACAAAAACCTAAATGGGATAAGGAACTATAAGCAATGATCCGTTTGATATCGGTTTGAACAAGAGCTGCCATAGATCCATATACAATTCCAATCACTGCAAGGATTTGGATTCCATCTTGTGAGAAAAGACTAGGTTCAGGGAAAAAAGGAATACAAAACCGAATGAAACCATAAGCTCCAATCTTTAACAATACACCTGCCAAATCCACCGAACCAACTGTAGGCGCTTGGGTATGAACATCCGGCATCCAAGTATGAAAAGGGAAAAGTGGAATTTTAACAGCAAAAGCCAGGAAAAAGCTAAAAAACAAAAACCATTGCAGAGATTCTGAATACACTCCTAAATCCGCAGTTGCTAAAGATTCAATGGATGTTTTTCCTGTTTTGAAGTAAAGGGTAAGTATACCACCTAACATAAACAAGGAGCCAGCCATTGAAAACAAAAAGTATTTTAAAGCGGCTTTGGTTCTGTCTTCCCCACCCCAAATTCCAATCATGAGAACCATTGGTAAAACCATCAGTTCCCAAAATACATAGTAAAGAACCAAGTTCCCTGCGGCAAACACCCCGAGTACGGCTGTTTCTAAAACGAGTAAACAAATATGAAATTCTTTGATTTTTTTGGGAATGTTTGACCAAGAAGCAAGGCTCGAAAGAAAAAACATAAACGCCGTGAGGCCAAACAACAAAAGTGAAACTCCGTCCAAACCCACATGGTAATCTACACTGAGTTTTCCAGATAAAATCCAATCTGGAATCCAATGGACAAACTGAAGACCCGACTTAGTGGGATCATACAAAAAAAACAATCCTACTGATAGGATAGTTGTAAATGCAGAAGATAAAGCAGAAATAACAACAACTGTTCCCATCCGTTTTTGGAAAACGATAACGGCTGCAGAAAGAATTGGTAAAAAGATAATGAAGGAAAGAATTTGTTCCGGCACTTTACACCCCCCTCGTTAATAGATACACTAAGATACAAAATGTACCAATGACTACATACAATGCATAATCTCCAATGAATCCCGATTGGAGGCGACGAAGTCCACCTGCGATCACACCAAAACTAAGACCAATATTTAAGAAAAATCGATCGAGGATTTTGGTATCAAAGAAAAAAGCAATTCCTTTTGATAGAAAGAGAAAAGGACGAACCAAAACAAAATCATAAATTTCATCGATATAGTATTTGTGGAAAAGAATCTTTCGAAAACCAGTATGTTCCTCAAGAATAGGATTTTGTTTTCTTTGGTATAAGAAATAAGCTAAGATGAGGCCGATCGTGGCAATGGCTACAGAAAAGGCAGCTAGAGAAAGTTCCACGTCATGAACGAGTGACTTATGTTCGGCGAGACTTCCTTTAAGAGAAGCCAATTCATAACCCTTACTCAAAACAGGTGCAAAGTATCTTTCTAAAGTATCAATGTGTAAAAAGAAATGTGGTGTTTGTAAAAATCCAACCACAACAGCACCGATGGCAAGAACCACAAGAGGAAAGGTCATAGTCCAAGGTGATTCATGTATTTTGTGGTGAGAGTCTGTATTGTCCTTACCAAAGAAGACAACGAAAACAAGACGGAACATATAAAACGAAGTGAAAAACGCAGCCACGATCCCCATGGTCCAGAGGATAGAACCATACGCTCCATAGGTATAAGCTTTTTCTAAAATTAAATCCTTAGAGAAAAATCCAGAGAAAGGAAAAAATCCTGAAATGGCAAGGGTTCCCAGTAAAAATGTAAAGGAAGTGATTTTGATTTTGCTAAAAAGACCTCCCATATTTTTGATATTTTGTTCGTGGTGGAGAGCATGAATCACGGAACCTGCCCCGAGGAAAAGTAAGGCTTTAAAAAAGGCGTGAGTCATTAAATGGAAAAGTCCTGCCACATAACTCATACTTCCCATAGCAAGAAACATAAAACCTAGTTGGGAAACTGTTGAGTAAGCTAAGATTTTTTTAATATCGTTTTGTAAGGTTCCAATTGTTGCAGCAAAAAGTGCTGTTGTGGCACCAATACAAGCAATAAACAAAGAAGTTTCTGGTGCGAGTAAAAATACAAAGTTTAAGCGAACAATGAGAAATACTCCAGCAGTTACCATAGTCGCCGCATGGATGAGGGCCGAAACAGGAGTTGGGCCAGCCATCGCATCTGGAAGCCAAACAAAAAGAGGGATCTGTGCCGATTTACCCATAGCCGCAACGAAGAAAAAGAGAGCCACTATATTGGCATAGTTAGCAAATTCACCTAACCCATTTAAGTTAGTCTGAAGTTCTAAATATTGCAAACTACCGCCAAACCAAAAAAGAAAACCGGTTCCTAAAATAAAACCAACATCCCCAATTCGGTTTAAGATGAATGCTTTCATCCCCGCTTCTGCAGCAGTATTTTTATCATAGTCAAAACCAATTAAGAGATAAGAAGAAAGTCCTACTCCTTCCCAACCTAGGAAAGTTAATACTAAGTTGTCACTGAGTACAAGATTCAACATACAAAAGATGAATAAATTCAAATAGGCAAAAAATCGGTTATAACTTGTGTTCCCTTTCATGTATCCCATAGAATACAAGTGGATGAGTGACCCAATTCCCGTAATGATCAGAGTCATATACAAGGAGAGTTGATCGATTTGGAATCCAAATGAAGATTTAAAATTTCCAATCACAATCCAATCAAAAACAGAAACCAAATGTGGTGCTGTTCTTTCCATAGGACGGAACTCGTTAAACGCGCCTAAGGTGATGAGAAAAGGAATAAAAACTGCTAAAGTTCCAATGGCACCAGCCATCCGATGAGGGATTCTTCCTTTCAAAAAACCATTAAAAAGAAATCCAAGGAGAGGAAGAAAAACAACTAAAGGAAATATCTCTAACATAGGATTACCATTTCATCGATTGGAGTTCATCCACATTGGTGGATTTTTTATGCCGGAAAATGGCAATCACAAGGGCAAGGCCCACAGCTGCTTCTGCTGCAGCAATTGCCATCACAAAGAAAACAACAGTTTCACCAGAGATATGGGAAAGGGCTTTTGAAAAAGTAACAAAAACTAGGTTCACCGAATTCAAAATTAGTTCCACCGACATAAAGATGATCACAATATTCCTTCGAATGAGAACACCCAAAACTCCAATGGAAAATAAAATTCCAGCAAGGCCAAGGATATAGGAAACGGGAATGTCATTAATGATTGGGTTCATAGGACGTTATCCTTTGTTTGTTCTACTTCCGTAGGTTTCTTTTTGGCTAGGATCACTGCACCAAGAACAGCTACGAGAAGTAAGATAGAAATCATTTCAAAAGGGAGAAGATAATCTAAATATGTGGATGCACCCACAACACCAACGTTTCCTTTTGCATTCACCGTAGCCGTTCCTTGGATGGGAAAGGAATACTCACTTTGTTCATATCCTTTTCCCATTTGGTCTGAATGAGGAACACCAGTGGTAAGTGCCGAATACAACAAAAAGAAAAACCCAAAAATAAAAACAGAAAGTATAACCAAACGAATTGGATGTTTTCTGTAACGCGACAAGGTTTCTGCCCTTTGAGAAAGTAACATCAGAACAAAAACCACAAGAACCATAATGGCCCCCGCATACACTAACACCTGCATGGTTGCAATAAACAAAGCTCCCAAAATTCCGTAGATCCCTGCCAAAGCAAAAAAAGTAAAAACTAAGGAAACAGCAGAAACCACTGGATTTTTTTGGAATACGACACTAAGAGCCGTAATCACAGTCACTGTTCCAAAAAAGATAAATAACAAAAAGGAAGGAGAAGATTCTAGGTTCATATAAATAATTTCATCCATCCTTCTTTCCAATATACTGTGTAAATGGCCGCGAACATAACGGCAAAAAGTCCCCAAGGGATCATTTTTTTCCAACCCAGTTTCATCAATTGGTCATAACGAAAACGAGGAAGGGTCCACCTTACCCAAATGAATAGAAAGGCAAAGAATAGAACTTTTAGAATAAAAAATCCAAGTCCATAAAACGCCTGGAATTCTGAACCGGCTCCTAATTGGAAAGGAACATTGTATCCGCCAAAAAAGAGTAAGGTGGTGAGACAAGACATGGTAATCATATTCATGTATTCAGCCAAAAAGAAAAGTGCGAACTTAAAAGCACCGTATTCTGTATGGAAACCCACAACCAGTTCCGATTCGGCTTCTGCAAGGTCAAAAGGAAGGCGATTGGTTTCAGCAAACATCGCAGTCACATAAATAAAAAAAGCAACAAACCCAGGAGGAGATAAAATATTCCACATATCTTTTTGAGAATCACTGATGTCTGTTAGCTTGAGTGATCCAGTCATAATCACAATCACAACAATCGAAAGACCCATAGGAAGTTCGTAACTGATCATCTGAGCCGTAGAACGAACACCACCGAGTAACGAATATTTGTTGTTACTCGACCAACCCGCAATCATAATCCCGTAAACAGAGAGAGAAGAAATGGCAAGCATGTACAAAACCCCTGAATCGGGATTGGCAATTTGTAAATCTATAGTCGTGACACCAGTAAGTGCCGCGAGCCATTCCGGTGCCGGAAGACTTCCCCCAAAAGGAATCACAGCCCAAGCCATAATGGCACAGGTCATGGAGATTGTGGGAGCCAAAAGATACATCCCTTTGGATACGTTTTTTGGGAAAATTTCTTCTTTGGCAATGAATTTGATTCCATCAGCAAGTGGTTGGAAAAGTCCAAAAATTCCGGCTCTATTGGGGCCAGGACGATCTTGGATAAAACCAGCAAACTTACGTTCGGCGAGCGTATAATAAGCAACACCCGTTAGAATGATAAAAAATAATGAGAGGATTTTGATCCCCCAAGCAAGTATTAGAGCCCAGTCCATAATGTTTCGGTGACCTTTAGTGAGAGATACTCACTTCCTTTTTCAATCGAGCCGAGAACTCTCCTTTAAACTTTGTCATCGTTGGGCGAACTGCCATTACGCAAGCATCCGCTAACGGACAGATGGTGGTTCCACCTTCCATATTTCTAGACAAAGAAAAAATGAGTTCTACATCTTTTTCTGTTCCTTCCCCGGTTTTGATTTTATGGAGAAGATCTTTTACCCAATGTGTTCCTTCACGACAAGGTGTACATTGGCCACAAGATTCATGAGAATAAAATTCTGCCAATCGGTATGTCGTTTCCACAAGGTCAGCATCTTCTGATAAAATGATGACAGCTCCAGAACCTAACATTGATTTGAGTGATGCAATCGACTCATAATCCATAGTTGCGGTCATCGCTTCTTCTGAATTCAGGATAGGAGAAGAACTTCCTCCTGGAATCACCGCTTTTAAAGTTTTATCGTTTTTGATTCCACCACAAATATCGTAAATGAGTTCCTTCATCGGAGTTCCCATTTCCACTTCATAAATCCCTGGTTTTTTCACATGTCCGCTGACCGCAAATAGTCTTGTCCCTGGTGATTTTTCTGTTCCGATTTTTTTGTATTCATCACCCGTCATACGAATGATATGCGGGACATTACAAAATGTTTCCACATTATTCACAACCGTTGGGCAAGCATACAATCCAGACACGGCAGGGAATGGGGGTTTGAGTCGTGGGTGGCCCCTCCTTCCCTCAAGGGAATTGATAAGTGCAGATTCTTCTCCACAAATATAAGCGCCAGCACCAGAATACACTGCTAAATCAAAATCGTATCCGAGTCCTAAGATATTTTTTCCAAGAAGGCCTGCTTTGTAAGCTTCTTCCACTGCCTCTTCCACGATACGAATTCCTTTATGGAATTCTCCTCGAATGTAAATATAACCTTGATGAGAATCAATAGCTTTTGCTGCAATGACCATCCCTTCGATGAGCATATGCGGGAATTTTTCAATGAGAAGTCGGTCTTTGAAAGTTCCGGGTTCTCCTTCATCTCCATTACAAATCAAATATTTGGGTTTGT from the Leptospira congkakensis genome contains:
- the nuoF gene encoding NADH-quinone oxidoreductase subunit NuoF; protein product: MGLKTLLTTHVGAADSHTLNHYRSVGGYESQKKALTEMTAEQIVNDVKNSGLRGRGGAGFPTGNKWGFIPKTDKPKYLICNGDEGEPGTFKDRLLIEKFPHMLIEGMVIAAKAIDSHQGYIYIRGEFHKGIRIVEEAVEEAYKAGLLGKNILGLGYDFDLAVYSGAGAYICGEESALINSLEGRRGHPRLKPPFPAVSGLYACPTVVNNVETFCNVPHIIRMTGDEYKKIGTEKSPGTRLFAVSGHVKKPGIYEVEMGTPMKELIYDICGGIKNDKTLKAVIPGGSSSPILNSEEAMTATMDYESIASLKSMLGSGAVIILSEDADLVETTYRLAEFYSHESCGQCTPCREGTHWVKDLLHKIKTGEGTEKDVELIFSLSRNMEGGTTICPLADACVMAVRPTMTKFKGEFSARLKKEVSISH
- a CDS encoding NADH-quinone oxidoreductase subunit J family protein; its protein translation is MDEIIYMNLESSPSFLLFIFFGTVTVITALSVVFQKNPVVSAVSLVFTFFALAGIYGILGALFIATMQVLVYAGAIMVLVVFVLMLLSQRAETLSRYRKHPIRLVILSVFIFGFFFLLYSALTTGVPHSDQMGKGYEQSEYSFPIQGTATVNAKGNVGVVGASTYLDYLLPFEMISILLLVAVLGAVILAKKKPTEVEQTKDNVL
- the nuoH gene encoding NADH-quinone oxidoreductase subunit NuoH produces the protein MDWALILAWGIKILSLFFIILTGVAYYTLAERKFAGFIQDRPGPNRAGIFGLFQPLADGIKFIAKEEIFPKNVSKGMYLLAPTISMTCAIMAWAVIPFGGSLPAPEWLAALTGVTTIDLQIANPDSGVLYMLAISSLSVYGIMIAGWSSNNKYSLLGGVRSTAQMISYELPMGLSIVVIVIMTGSLKLTDISDSQKDMWNILSPPGFVAFFIYVTAMFAETNRLPFDLAEAESELVVGFHTEYGAFKFALFFLAEYMNMITMSCLTTLLFFGGYNVPFQLGAGSEFQAFYGLGFFILKVLFFAFLFIWVRWTLPRFRYDQLMKLGWKKMIPWGLFAVMFAAIYTVYWKEGWMKLFI